From the genome of Nocardia sp. NBC_01503, one region includes:
- a CDS encoding TetR/AcrR family transcriptional regulator, with protein sequence MTAPSRTSRNPAVAPHPAPAGGSAAPNARADARRNRALVLAAAQRAFAEDGTGVSLAEIARRAGVGAGTVHRHFPTKIALLEAVLQQRIDRLTALALGYRDAPDAGLAFFAFCTEVITSTSGNTALCEVFDNDGWPRDLLQEAGTRFHQALGHLLTAAQRQGAIRPDLALSDVLALYTGCVAIQRISPAPGLARPALIVLEAMRAPGVPATVTKPGKSARPRDETVRSNETCARPCPVCATPVHPTGTGRPPRYCSPACRQKAHRRRHANLP encoded by the coding sequence ATGACCGCCCCGTCACGCACCTCCCGAAACCCCGCTGTCGCACCGCATCCCGCCCCTGCCGGTGGATCGGCCGCGCCGAATGCGCGCGCCGACGCCCGGCGAAATCGCGCCCTGGTCCTGGCGGCCGCGCAGCGCGCCTTCGCCGAGGACGGAACCGGGGTGTCGCTGGCCGAAATCGCGCGCCGCGCGGGTGTCGGCGCGGGCACCGTGCACCGCCATTTCCCCACCAAGATCGCTCTCCTGGAAGCGGTTCTGCAACAGCGCATCGATCGCCTCACCGCCCTGGCGCTCGGCTACCGCGACGCACCCGACGCCGGTCTGGCCTTCTTCGCCTTCTGTACCGAGGTGATCACCTCCACCAGCGGCAATACCGCCCTCTGCGAAGTCTTCGACAATGACGGCTGGCCTCGGGATCTGCTCCAGGAAGCGGGCACACGCTTCCATCAGGCGCTCGGGCATCTGCTCACCGCCGCCCAGCGCCAAGGCGCGATCCGCCCGGACCTGGCCCTCTCCGACGTTCTCGCCCTCTACACCGGATGCGTTGCCATCCAGCGCATTTCCCCCGCCCCTGGCCTCGCCCGCCCCGCCCTGATAGTGCTGGAGGCCATGCGCGCGCCCGGGGTGCCCGCCACCGTAACGAAACCCGGAAAGTCCGCTAGGCCGCGTGACGAAACCGTCCGGAGTAACGAAACCTGCGCCCGCCCATGCCCCGTCTGCGCGACCCCGGTGCACCCCACCGGCACCGGCCGCCCACCCCGCTACTGCTCACCCGCCTGCCGTCAGAAAGCCCACCGCCGCCGCCACGCGAACCTCCCCTGA
- a CDS encoding NmrA family NAD(P)-binding protein, with the protein MSAQHELVLVTGATGKQGGATARRLLATGRPVRALVRDPQSAAARALAAAGAELAPGDFDAPETLAGVMAGVSAVFIVPPAAFGPDGWDVELEARRGEDLVRAAQAAGVDQLVFTGIASIDSEDAEWGAFGKHRIEEAVRSSGLRWTILRPVRFMENYLIQGFPVDGIREGVHRHLFPAELPTQMIAVDDVAAFAELALTDPARFHGQILELAGDEHTMVAAAAVISEITGHAVTYEELPEEFAAGMGPEVLNVFRLTRAGRTWHADIPALREILPSLRTFETWLTETGAAQLKPILAG; encoded by the coding sequence ATGTCTGCTCAGCATGAGCTCGTATTGGTGACCGGCGCGACCGGGAAGCAGGGCGGTGCCACCGCGCGGCGGCTGCTCGCGACGGGGCGACCGGTGCGCGCACTGGTACGGGATCCGCAATCGGCCGCGGCGCGGGCACTTGCAGCCGCGGGCGCGGAGTTGGCACCGGGTGATTTCGACGCACCGGAGACGCTTGCGGGCGTAATGGCCGGTGTGAGTGCGGTTTTCATCGTGCCACCCGCGGCGTTCGGGCCGGACGGCTGGGATGTGGAGTTGGAGGCGCGGCGCGGGGAAGATCTGGTGCGGGCGGCACAGGCCGCCGGGGTCGATCAGCTGGTGTTCACCGGAATCGCTTCGATCGACAGTGAAGACGCGGAGTGGGGCGCGTTCGGTAAGCACCGAATCGAGGAGGCGGTCCGATCCAGCGGGCTGCGGTGGACCATTCTGCGCCCGGTGCGATTCATGGAGAACTATCTGATTCAGGGATTCCCGGTCGATGGCATCCGCGAGGGCGTACACCGCCATCTGTTCCCCGCCGAGCTACCGACGCAGATGATCGCCGTCGACGATGTGGCGGCCTTCGCCGAGCTCGCGCTCACCGATCCCGCTCGCTTCCACGGGCAGATCCTGGAGCTCGCCGGGGATGAGCACACCATGGTGGCGGCGGCCGCGGTGATCTCCGAGATCACCGGGCACGCCGTCACTTACGAGGAACTGCCGGAGGAGTTCGCCGCCGGCATGGGTCCGGAGGTGCTCAATGTCTTCCGCCTGACTCGGGCGGGCCGGACCTGGCACGCCGATATTCCCGCCCTGCGCGAAATCCTGCCGTCCCTGCGCACTTTCGAGACCTGGCTCACCGAAACCGGTGCGGCACAGTTGAAGCCGATACTGGCCGGTTAG
- a CDS encoding HAD family acid phosphatase, producing the protein MRSSYAGVALGVAVALAFPAAALADSGSSSLSGGTGSSSLSGGGSGSSSLSGGGSKPSYSQWIADVTAVTTQAQSYLAAALPGVTKPAIVLDIDNTSLETSYNPGIITPAIPPVLALTKWAKQQGAAVIFVTGRPSIMGIYTQTNLSAVGYTVDGLYGGGLTTGSAGAGALESYKTGARIDIESKGYTIVANIGNSASDLAGGHAQATFKLPDYDGALQ; encoded by the coding sequence ATGAGAAGTTCTTACGCAGGCGTTGCCCTCGGTGTCGCTGTCGCCCTTGCCTTTCCGGCCGCCGCGCTGGCGGACAGCGGGTCCTCCTCGCTGTCCGGCGGGACCGGATCCTCCTCGCTCTCGGGTGGTGGCTCCGGCTCCTCGTCACTGTCGGGCGGCGGCAGCAAGCCCAGCTACAGTCAGTGGATCGCCGATGTCACCGCCGTCACCACCCAGGCGCAGAGCTACCTCGCCGCCGCGCTGCCCGGGGTGACCAAGCCCGCCATCGTGCTCGATATCGACAACACGAGCCTGGAGACCAGCTACAACCCCGGCATCATCACCCCGGCCATCCCGCCGGTGCTGGCGCTGACGAAATGGGCCAAACAGCAGGGCGCGGCAGTCATTTTCGTGACCGGGCGACCTTCGATCATGGGCATTTACACCCAGACGAACCTGTCCGCGGTGGGCTACACGGTGGACGGGCTCTACGGCGGCGGGCTCACCACCGGATCCGCGGGTGCGGGCGCGCTGGAGTCGTACAAGACCGGCGCCCGCATCGATATCGAGAGCAAGGGCTACACGATTGTCGCGAATATCGGCAACAGCGCCTCCGATCTCGCGGGCGGGCACGCTCAGGCCACCTTCAAACTACCCGACTACGACGGCGCGTTGCAGTGA
- the smc gene encoding chromosome segregation protein SMC, which yields MHLKSLTLKGFKSFASATTLRLEPGITCVVGPNGSGKSNVVDALTWVMGEQGAKALRGGKMEDVIFAGTAGRAPLGRAEVTLTIDNSDGMLPIDYSEVSITRRMFRDGAGEYEINGNSCRLMDVQELLSDSGIGREMHVIVGQGRLSAILESRPEDRRAFIEEAAGVLKHRRRKEKAVRKLDAMQANLARLTDLTTELRRQLKPLGRQAEVARRAATVQSELRDARLRLAADDLVTRRNELESQQSKESYAREQQVNVHAELDAANAALAQQEFELSRLTPSAEAAAQTWFQLSALTERVNATIRIARDRARNLTIEQPTGEGRDPEQLERDADRVEAEEAELVEAVEIATETLEAARDLLHEREQAAKAAEQAHLAAVRAIADRREGLARLSGQVDTLRSRAQSVDGEITRISASIAEARQRGSAADAEFESVQEELSELDSGEAGLDAQYEHAAEALQLADQRVTELREKDREAGKRVASLTARIEALTMGLARRDGAAWLLEHRADGLLGPLSGLIRVHGGFEAAVAAALGPLADAVAADTGPSAHAAVRALKEADGGRVALVYAGAAQADSRHGGELPGAARWLADVVDCPDHMRGAIAALTTGIAVAADLDAAAQVIAVRPELRVVTREGDLTGAGWVLGGSDRAPSQLEVQADIDSAKGELESWQRQAEELEAALSGALAEQTDRKEAVDHALLALHESDQALVAIYDRLGRLGQTARNAQRECERLLAQRAETESGREETLTKLAELEDRLRHVEGEGSELDSDSAGTETAGYAREEAAAALAEARTMEVEARLTVRTAEERAESVRGKADSLRRAARSERENRARAERQHAARRQAAAVAAVVAESAEKVAAELEQVVAQAGLRRDELVRRRTEFAAQVDQTKERARALTAQLTQLTDAVHRDEVARAQAALRIEQLETNIAEQFGVALDDLIEEYGPHNPMPPTALEMIEYEQAKERGDQVTEPQPMPYDRATQERRAKRAEKDLTTLGKVNPLALEEFAALEERYNFLATQLEDVKKARQDLLDVVAEVDARILQVFTEAWEDVEREFVGVFGKLFPGGEGRLLLTDPSDMLTTGVEVEARPPGKKVKRLSLLSGGEKSLTAVALLVAIFRARPSPFYVMDEVEAALDDTNLRRLIGLFEQLREKSQLIVITHQKPTMEIADALYGVSMRGDGITQVISQRLRGENLVGANA from the coding sequence GTGCACCTGAAGAGTCTGACGCTGAAGGGATTCAAGTCCTTCGCGTCCGCGACGACACTGCGGTTGGAACCGGGCATCACCTGTGTGGTGGGGCCCAATGGTTCGGGCAAGTCGAACGTCGTCGACGCGCTGACCTGGGTGATGGGGGAGCAGGGCGCGAAAGCGCTGCGTGGCGGGAAGATGGAGGACGTCATCTTCGCCGGGACCGCGGGGCGCGCGCCGCTGGGCCGCGCCGAGGTCACGCTCACCATCGACAACTCCGACGGCATGCTGCCGATCGACTACTCCGAGGTCTCCATCACCCGCCGCATGTTCCGCGACGGCGCGGGTGAATACGAGATCAACGGCAACTCCTGCCGGCTCATGGATGTGCAGGAACTGCTCAGCGACTCCGGTATCGGCCGCGAAATGCATGTCATCGTCGGCCAGGGCCGACTCTCGGCCATTCTCGAATCCCGGCCCGAGGACCGCCGCGCCTTCATCGAAGAGGCCGCTGGCGTGCTCAAACACCGCCGCCGTAAGGAGAAGGCGGTCCGCAAACTCGATGCGATGCAGGCCAATCTGGCCCGCCTGACCGACCTCACCACCGAACTGCGCCGCCAGCTCAAACCGCTCGGGCGGCAGGCCGAGGTGGCCAGGCGGGCGGCGACCGTGCAATCGGAATTGCGCGACGCACGCCTGCGATTGGCCGCCGACGACCTTGTGACCAGGCGCAATGAGCTGGAGAGTCAGCAGAGCAAAGAGTCCTACGCGCGCGAACAACAGGTCAATGTGCACGCGGAGTTGGACGCCGCCAATGCCGCACTGGCCCAACAGGAGTTCGAACTCTCCCGGCTCACCCCGAGTGCGGAGGCGGCGGCGCAGACCTGGTTCCAGCTCTCCGCGCTGACAGAACGTGTCAATGCCACTATTCGCATCGCCCGCGATCGCGCGCGCAATCTGACCATCGAACAGCCCACCGGCGAAGGCCGCGATCCGGAGCAGCTCGAACGCGACGCCGACCGGGTCGAGGCCGAGGAGGCCGAACTCGTCGAGGCCGTCGAGATCGCCACCGAGACCCTCGAAGCCGCGCGTGACCTGCTGCATGAGCGCGAACAGGCCGCCAAGGCCGCCGAACAGGCGCATCTGGCCGCCGTGCGCGCCATCGCCGATCGCCGGGAGGGGCTGGCCCGGCTTTCCGGACAGGTCGACACCCTGCGCTCGCGGGCGCAGTCGGTGGACGGAGAGATCACCCGCATCTCGGCCTCCATTGCCGAGGCCCGCCAGCGCGGATCGGCCGCGGACGCCGAATTCGAGTCCGTCCAGGAGGAATTGAGCGAACTCGACTCGGGTGAGGCCGGACTGGACGCCCAGTACGAGCATGCCGCCGAGGCCCTGCAACTCGCCGATCAGCGCGTGACCGAACTGCGTGAGAAGGATCGCGAGGCCGGTAAACGCGTCGCATCGCTGACCGCGCGCATCGAGGCGCTCACCATGGGTTTGGCGCGTCGTGACGGTGCGGCCTGGTTGCTCGAGCATCGCGCGGACGGACTGCTGGGACCGCTCTCGGGATTGATTCGCGTGCACGGTGGTTTCGAGGCCGCGGTTGCCGCCGCGCTCGGGCCGCTCGCCGACGCCGTCGCCGCCGATACCGGGCCGTCCGCGCACGCCGCGGTGCGGGCGCTCAAGGAGGCCGACGGCGGCCGCGTGGCGCTGGTGTATGCCGGTGCGGCACAGGCTGATTCGCGTCACGGTGGCGAACTGCCCGGTGCTGCGCGCTGGCTCGCGGACGTGGTGGACTGCCCGGATCACATGCGCGGGGCCATCGCCGCGCTCACCACCGGTATCGCCGTGGCCGCGGATCTCGACGCCGCCGCACAGGTCATCGCCGTCCGGCCCGAACTGCGCGTGGTCACCCGCGAGGGCGATCTCACCGGTGCGGGCTGGGTGCTCGGCGGCTCCGATCGCGCACCCTCACAGCTCGAGGTGCAGGCCGATATCGACTCCGCCAAGGGCGAACTCGAATCCTGGCAGCGCCAGGCCGAGGAGCTCGAGGCCGCGCTCTCCGGGGCGCTCGCCGAGCAGACCGATCGCAAGGAAGCCGTCGATCACGCCCTGCTCGCCCTGCACGAATCCGATCAGGCGCTGGTGGCCATCTACGACCGGCTCGGCCGGCTCGGGCAGACCGCGCGCAACGCCCAGCGCGAATGTGAACGCCTGCTCGCCCAGCGCGCCGAGACCGAGTCCGGGCGCGAGGAGACCCTCACCAAGCTCGCCGAGCTCGAGGATCGCCTGCGGCATGTGGAAGGTGAAGGCTCCGAACTGGATTCGGACTCCGCCGGTACCGAGACCGCCGGGTACGCCCGCGAGGAGGCCGCCGCCGCGCTCGCCGAGGCCCGCACCATGGAGGTGGAGGCGCGCCTGACCGTGCGCACCGCCGAGGAGCGCGCGGAATCGGTTCGCGGCAAAGCGGATTCACTGCGCCGCGCCGCCCGCTCCGAACGCGAGAACCGGGCCCGCGCCGAACGCCAGCACGCCGCCCGCCGCCAGGCCGCCGCCGTGGCCGCGGTGGTCGCCGAGTCTGCGGAGAAGGTCGCCGCCGAACTGGAGCAGGTGGTCGCGCAGGCCGGTCTGCGCCGTGACGAATTGGTGCGCCGCCGAACCGAATTCGCGGCACAGGTGGATCAGACCAAGGAGCGCGCCCGCGCGCTCACCGCGCAGCTGACCCAGCTCACCGATGCCGTGCACCGTGACGAGGTGGCGCGTGCGCAGGCCGCGCTGCGCATCGAACAGCTCGAAACCAATATCGCCGAACAATTCGGTGTGGCGCTGGACGACCTCATCGAAGAGTACGGTCCGCACAACCCCATGCCGCCGACGGCGCTGGAGATGATCGAGTACGAACAGGCCAAGGAGCGCGGTGACCAGGTCACCGAACCGCAGCCCATGCCGTACGACCGCGCCACCCAGGAGCGCCGCGCCAAACGCGCCGAGAAGGATCTCACCACCCTCGGCAAGGTGAATCCCCTTGCGCTGGAAGAGTTCGCGGCCCTGGAAGAGCGCTACAACTTCCTCGCCACCCAGCTCGAGGACGTCAAGAAGGCCCGGCAGGACCTCCTGGATGTGGTGGCCGAGGTCGATGCCCGCATCCTGCAGGTCTTCACCGAAGCCTGGGAGGATGTGGAGCGCGAATTCGTCGGCGTCTTCGGCAAACTCTTCCCCGGCGGTGAAGGCCGACTGCTGCTCACCGATCCGAGTGACATGCTCACCACCGGTGTGGAGGTCGAGGCTCGGCCGCCGGGCAAGAAGGTCAAGCGACTCTCGCTGCTCTCGGGTGGTGAGAAGTCGTTGACGGCGGTCGCTCTGCTGGTGGCCATCTTCCGTGCGCGGCCCTCCCCGTTCTATGTCATGGACGAGGTCGAGGCCGCGCTGGACGACACCAACCTGCGCCGCCTCATCGGCCTGTTCGAGCAGCTGCGCGAGAAGAGCCAGCTCATTGTCATCACCCACCAGAAGCCGACCATGGAGATCGCGGACGCGCTCTACGGCGTCAGCATGCGCGGGGACGGCATCACCCAGGTGATCTCGCAGCGGTTGCGCGGGGAGAACCTGGTGGGGGCGAACGCGTAG
- a CDS encoding cold-shock protein — MATGTVKWFNTEKGFGFIEQDGGGPDVFAHYSNIAAQGFRELTEGQKVSFDIAQGQKGPQAENITPA, encoded by the coding sequence GTGGCTACCGGTACCGTGAAGTGGTTCAACACCGAAAAGGGCTTCGGCTTCATCGAGCAGGATGGTGGCGGCCCTGACGTGTTCGCCCACTACTCGAACATCGCCGCGCAGGGCTTCCGCGAGCTGACCGAGGGCCAGAAGGTCTCGTTCGACATCGCGCAGGGCCAGAAGGGCCCGCAGGCCGAGAACATCACCCCTGCCTAA
- a CDS encoding acyl-CoA dehydrogenase family protein, translated as MDLDWSPAELAFRDEVRHFLDENLTPELRRAGRLATSVYPDHEASMAWQHILHAKGWAAPAWPVKYGGCDWSLTQHYIFGRECTLAGAPNLSPMGIRMVSHAIMAFGTAAQQEFFLPRILTGEVFFCQGYSEPEAGSDLASLSMAAVPDGEDLVVTGSKIWTTHATEANWIFALVRTSRQAKKQQGITFVLMEMDNPGIQIRPLVMTSGEQVQNQVFFDQVRVPKANVLGQIDDGWTVAKFLLNFERGGGAAAPALQVMAEELAQAARTQPGPNGGALLDDPAFAAKLADARMRADVLEILEYRTLALVSSGKDPGPAASTIKILGTELSQALTELALEAAGPRGRAYQPHATMPGGPIADFTPPADGFVSGQEWQAVAPLRYFNDRAGSIYAGSNEIQRNIIAKATLGL; from the coding sequence GTGGACCTCGACTGGTCGCCCGCTGAACTGGCGTTTCGCGATGAAGTGCGCCACTTCCTCGATGAGAATCTGACACCCGAATTGCGGCGCGCGGGACGGTTGGCCACCAGCGTCTACCCGGACCATGAGGCCAGCATGGCGTGGCAGCACATCCTGCATGCCAAGGGGTGGGCCGCGCCCGCCTGGCCGGTGAAGTACGGCGGCTGCGACTGGAGCCTGACCCAGCACTACATCTTCGGGCGCGAATGCACCCTGGCCGGCGCACCGAACCTGTCCCCCATGGGGATTCGGATGGTTTCGCACGCCATCATGGCCTTCGGCACGGCGGCGCAGCAGGAGTTCTTCCTGCCCCGCATCCTCACCGGTGAGGTGTTCTTCTGCCAGGGCTACTCCGAGCCCGAGGCCGGATCGGATCTGGCATCGCTGTCCATGGCGGCGGTGCCCGATGGTGAGGATCTGGTGGTCACCGGCTCCAAGATCTGGACCACCCATGCCACCGAGGCCAATTGGATCTTCGCGCTGGTGCGCACCTCCCGGCAGGCCAAGAAGCAGCAGGGCATCACCTTCGTGCTGATGGAGATGGACAACCCCGGGATCCAGATCCGCCCGCTGGTCATGACCTCCGGTGAGCAGGTGCAGAATCAGGTCTTCTTCGATCAGGTGCGGGTACCCAAGGCGAATGTGCTGGGGCAGATCGACGACGGCTGGACGGTGGCGAAGTTCCTGCTCAATTTCGAGCGCGGCGGCGGCGCGGCGGCGCCGGCGCTGCAGGTGATGGCGGAGGAGCTGGCGCAGGCCGCACGCACCCAGCCCGGCCCCAATGGCGGTGCGCTGCTGGATGATCCGGCCTTCGCGGCCAAGCTGGCAGATGCGCGAATGCGTGCGGATGTGCTGGAGATTCTCGAATACCGCACGCTCGCACTGGTTTCCAGTGGCAAGGATCCGGGACCGGCGGCCTCCACCATCAAGATTCTGGGCACCGAGCTGAGCCAGGCCCTCACCGAGCTGGCATTGGAGGCGGCCGGTCCGCGCGGTCGCGCGTATCAGCCGCACGCCACCATGCCGGGTGGTCCGATCGCCGACTTCACCCCGCCCGCGGACGGTTTCGTCTCGGGGCAGGAGTGGCAGGCGGTCGCACCGCTGCGCTACTTCAACGACCGTGCCGGTTCGATCTACGCCGGTAGCAATGAGATTCAGCGAAATATCATCGCCAAAGCGACCCTGGGACTGTAG
- a CDS encoding acyl-CoA dehydrogenase family protein: MDFSFTAEQELLRDTVTEFLAARYDIESSRAAARLGAGWQPQVWRGLAEEVGILGAALPESVGGIGGGAVETMIIAEALGGALVVEPYVDTVVVGGGLLQRATGKRAEDLLAGIAEGSVIIGFAGLEPQSGYDYGNVAATAVREGEDWLLTGVKTVVTSAPLATQLLLTATIDGEIALFAVDFDAANPPAELTVESYRTIDERPAADVTFQNLRLPADSLLLERASEAVAATVDEAIAAISAEAVGAMRKVVADTVDYTKQRQQFGVPIASFQALQHRMVNMHLELEQAIAATYLVTLKLTGDPVERAKAAAAAKATIGRAARLIGQEAVQLHGAMGMTEELAIGHFFKRLTAVQYEYGTTAHHTARYAALTRP, encoded by the coding sequence ATGGATTTCTCCTTCACCGCTGAACAAGAACTGCTCCGCGATACCGTCACCGAATTCCTCGCGGCCCGCTACGACATCGAAAGCAGCCGGGCCGCAGCGCGCCTCGGCGCGGGCTGGCAGCCACAGGTGTGGCGCGGACTGGCCGAGGAGGTCGGCATCCTGGGCGCGGCGCTGCCGGAATCGGTCGGTGGTATAGGCGGCGGGGCCGTCGAAACCATGATCATCGCCGAGGCGCTCGGTGGCGCACTCGTGGTGGAACCGTATGTGGACACCGTGGTCGTCGGCGGCGGTCTGCTCCAGCGCGCCACCGGCAAACGCGCCGAGGATCTGCTCGCCGGGATCGCCGAGGGTTCGGTCATCATCGGCTTCGCCGGGCTCGAACCCCAATCCGGTTACGACTACGGCAATGTCGCCGCCACCGCCGTGCGCGAGGGTGAGGACTGGCTGCTCACGGGCGTGAAGACGGTGGTCACCTCGGCCCCGCTCGCCACCCAGCTGCTGTTGACCGCCACCATCGACGGTGAGATCGCGCTCTTCGCAGTGGATTTCGATGCCGCGAACCCGCCCGCCGAGCTCACCGTCGAGTCCTACCGCACCATCGACGAACGGCCCGCCGCCGACGTGACCTTCCAGAATCTGCGCCTGCCGGCGGATTCCCTGCTGCTGGAGCGGGCATCGGAGGCGGTGGCCGCCACCGTCGACGAGGCCATCGCCGCCATCTCGGCCGAGGCGGTCGGGGCCATGCGCAAGGTGGTCGCCGATACGGTCGATTACACCAAGCAGCGGCAGCAGTTCGGCGTCCCCATCGCCAGCTTCCAGGCGCTGCAGCACCGCATGGTGAATATGCATCTGGAGCTCGAACAGGCCATTGCCGCAACGTATCTGGTGACATTGAAGCTCACCGGCGATCCGGTCGAGCGCGCCAAGGCCGCCGCCGCCGCCAAGGCCACCATCGGCCGCGCGGCCCGGCTCATCGGCCAGGAGGCGGTGCAGCTGCACGGTGCCATGGGCATGACCGAGGAGCTCGCCATCGGCCACTTCTTCAAACGCCTCACCGCCGTGCAGTACGAGTACGGCACCACCGCGCATCACACCGCGCGCTACGCCGCGCTGACCCGGCCCTGA
- a CDS encoding carboxymuconolactone decarboxylase family protein, with translation MSRMNLAAVAPEVYQAWVAAETAIRRGPLDATVRELVKIRVSQINRCLFCIEMHTTEARKEGETEKRIYHLTAWRESDQFTPAERAALEYAEAATELGEHGVSDETWAQVEKNFDEGQRAGLVAITAQINLWNRLGVPMRLYEAD, from the coding sequence ATGTCACGAATGAACCTGGCAGCGGTCGCACCCGAGGTCTACCAGGCGTGGGTGGCCGCCGAGACCGCGATTCGGCGCGGCCCGCTCGACGCCACGGTCCGTGAACTGGTGAAGATTCGCGTCTCCCAGATCAATCGGTGCCTGTTCTGCATCGAGATGCACACCACCGAGGCCCGCAAAGAGGGCGAGACCGAGAAGCGCATCTACCACCTGACCGCCTGGCGCGAATCGGACCAGTTCACCCCCGCCGAGCGCGCCGCCCTCGAATACGCCGAGGCCGCCACCGAACTCGGCGAGCACGGCGTCTCGGACGAAACCTGGGCGCAGGTCGAGAAGAACTTCGACGAGGGCCAGCGCGCGGGCCTGGTAGCGATTACCGCCCAGATCAACCTCTGGAACCGCCTCGGCGTCCCCATGCGCCTCTACGAAGCGGACTAA